The following coding sequences lie in one Zingiber officinale cultivar Zhangliang chromosome 2B, Zo_v1.1, whole genome shotgun sequence genomic window:
- the LOC122049315 gene encoding E3 ubiquitin-protein ligase UPL1-like, whose translation MASLLQFVTGTSKVPLEGFKALQGISGPQQFQTHKTYGAPKKLPSAHTCFNQLDLPEYSSREQLEERLLLAIHEASEGFGFG comes from the exons ATGGCGAGCTTACTACAATTTGTTACTGGAACATCAAAG GTTCCCTTGGAGGGGTTTAAAGCATTACAGGGTATATCTGGTCCCCAGCAGTTTCAGACTCACAAGACATATGGTGCTCCTAAAAAGTTGCCCTCTGCACATACCTG TTTTAACCAACTAGATCTACCTGAATACTCTTCTAGGGAACAATTAGAAGAAAGGTTGCTGCTTGCTATCCATGAAGCTAGTGAAGGCTTTGGTTTTGGTTAG
- the LOC122046456 gene encoding calcium-dependent protein kinase 24-like, whose product MSHPCSSDPPPRRSSKPASVLPYKTPNLRDHYRIGKKLGQGQFGTTYLCVDKNDDKEYACKSIPKRKLLCRDDYEDVWREIQIMHHLSEHPNVVRIKGTFEDALFVHLVMELCAGGELFDRIILKGHYSERKAAQLLKTIVGVVEACHSLGVMHRDLKPENFLFASVDEDAALKATDFGLSVFYKPGDTFSDVVGSPYYVAPEVLRKLYGPEADVWSAGVILYILLSGVPPFWAETEAGIFRQIIKGSIDFETEPWPTISESAKDLIRKMLNRNPRERFTAHQVLCHPWIIDDNVAPDKPLDSAVLSRLKQFSAMNKLKKMALRVIAESLSEEEIGGLRELFKMIDTDNSGTITFEELKEGLRRVGSELMESEIKMLMDAADIDKSGTIDYGEFLAATVHMNKLEREENLMSAFAFFDKDGSGYITIDELSQACKQFGLEDFKLDDMIKEVDQNNDGQIDYNEFTAMMRKGISGGVAGRRTMRTNMNFNLGDALKTDR is encoded by the exons ATGAGTCATCCGTGCTCTTCCGATCCGCCTCCCCGGCGCTCCTCCAAGCCCGCCTCCGTGCTCCCCTACAAGACTCCCAACCTGCGCGACCATTACCGCATCGGGAAGAAGCTGGGGCAGGGGCAGTTCGGCACCACGTACCTGTGTGTTGACAAAAACGACGACAAGGAGTACGCGTGCAAGTCCATCCCCAAGCGCAAGCTCCTGTGCCGCGACGACTACGAGGACGTCTGGCGCGAGATCCAGATCATGCACCACCTGTCTGAGCACCCCAATGTGGTGAGGATCAAGGGCACTTTCGAGGACGCCCTCTTCGTGCATCTGGTCATGGAGCTGTGCGCCGGAGGGGAGCTCTTCGATAGGATCATCCTCAAGGGCCATTACAGCGAGAGGAAGGCCGCGCAATTGCTCAAGACCATCGTGGGGGTCGTGGAGGCCTGCCACTCGCTAGGGGTGATGCATCGGGACCTAAAACCGGAGAACTTCTTGTTTGCCAGCGTCGACGAGGACGCGGCCCTCAAAGCCACTGACTTTGGCCTCTCTGTCTTCTACAAGCCAG GTGATACATTTTCTGATGTTGTTGGGAGTCCGTATTATGTTGCACCTGAAGTATTGCGAAAATTATATGGACCAGAAGCAGATGTTTGGAGTGCTGGAGTCATCTTATATATTTTGTTAAGTGGAGTGCCACCTTTCTGGGCAG AAACTGAAGCGGGGATATTTAGACAGATTATCAAGGGTTCTATAGATTTTGAAACTGAACCATGGCCTACAATATCTGAAAGTGCTAAGGATCTGATAAGAAAGATGCTAAACAGAAATCCGAGGGAAAGATTTACAGCACACCAAGTTCTTT GTCACCCATGGATTATTGATGATAATGTCGCACCAGATAAACCATTGGATTCTGCTGTTCTATCACGGCTTAAGCAGTTCTCCGCGATGAACAAGCTCAAGAAAATGGCTTTACGG GTCATTGCTGAAAGCCTCTCAGAAGAAGAGATTGGAGGTCTAAGAGAGTTGTTTAAAATGATCGATACAGACAACAGTGGAACCATAACATTTGAAGAGCTAAAAGAAGGGTTAAGAAGAGTAGGGTCTGAGCTGATGGAATCTGAAatcaaaatgctcatggatgcg GCTGACATTGACAAAAGTGGCACAATAGATTATGGTGAATTCCTTGCGGCAACAGTTCACATGAATAAACTAGAGAGAGAGGAGAACTTGATGTCGGCTTTCGCATTCTTTGATAAAGATGGAAGTGGTTACATAACAATTGATGAACTTTCACAGGCGTGCAAACAATTTGGGCTTGAAGATTTCAAACTCGACGACATGATCAAGGAAGTAGATCAAAATAAT GATGGGCAAATCGACTACAACGAATTCACTGCCATGATGAGAAAAGGCATCAGTGGAGGGGTGGCTGGAAGGAGGACCATGAGAACTAACATGAACTTTAACTTGGGCGATGCACTCAAGACTGATCGCTAA